TGACTTGCTGGCTAAATATTTGGAAAAACCGGTTGCCAGTACAAAGTTAGTCTTGACGAGTCCGAAAATTGATTTGCGCAATAAAACTTTTTCTAAAATTAAATCCAAATCGATCTACATTGAATTCAAGCCGTTGTATGATAACGAAATACCCACCTGGATTCAAAATTATCTAAAAGGAAAAAATCTACAGATAAGTCATGAAGCGGGAATTCTTATCCAAGCGCGAGTGGGAAACAATTTACGGGCCCTTGTAAATGAACTTGATAAAATTATTTTGAATCTGGAAGGCCAGAGAAAAATCGAGGAGGCGGATGTTCAAAGGGTTGTTGGCGTTTCAAGAAATTTCAGCGTATTCAATTTGAACGATGCAATCGGGAATCGGGATCTAAATAAATCGTTGACAATTTTAAACCTGATGATTGAAAGCGGTGAATCGCCAACCGGAATTGTTGCCATGATGACCCGCCATTTTGTAAATTTATTGAAAGTTAAAGGTGCTGTTGCACAAAAGAAAAGCCAGAATGAAATTTCGGCGCTTACCGGCATT
The candidate division KSB1 bacterium DNA segment above includes these coding regions:
- the holA gene encoding DNA polymerase III subunit delta, translating into MTYNEFKSHLKKKQLSSSYLFVGPEDFLIDDCLKRIVEQVVDPGTKDFNFDVFYGNEVDGGKILDTVNAYPMLSDSRLVVVKDFQKLPAAGLDLLAKYLEKPVASTKLVLTSPKIDLRNKTFSKIKSKSIYIEFKPLYDNEIPTWIQNYLKGKNLQISHEAGILIQARVGNNLRALVNELDKIILNLEGQRKIEEADVQRVVGVSRNFSVFNLNDAIGNRDLNKSLTILNLMIESGESPTGIVAMMTRHFVNLLKVKGAVAQKKSQNEISALTGIPPFFIRKSKEMANNYSSQQFHDIFESLLQADFILKTSQQSPQIALQTLLIKIINDVGANINFKSQIS